A window of the Alnus glutinosa chromosome 4, dhAlnGlut1.1, whole genome shotgun sequence genome harbors these coding sequences:
- the LOC133865204 gene encoding type IV inositol polyphosphate 5-phosphatase 11: MGFMNHHDHQTASHEGIKTVGVVDKLCDFSSNSDLCICIVTWNMNGQVSYEDLAELVGSSRKFDLLVVGLQEVPRDNILQLLQAALAETHIVLGKAIMQSLQLYVFGPKNSGSLVKELQVDKHSVGGFGGLIRRKKGAVAIRINYKGIRMEFISCHLSAHASKVEERNWQCKHISHSLFSKNWNPYAKPTHITVWLGDLNYRIQGIDTHPARYLIQKDHHRMLTRKDQLLQEAERGRIFNGYCEGRLTFKPTYKYDVGSSKYDTSYKVRVPAWTDRILFKIEDVEKINATLRSYESMDGIYSSDHKPVKAHLCLKLEKLLPL, translated from the exons ATGGGTTTTATGAACCATCATGATCATCAGACAGCGAGTCATGAAGGAATAAAGACCGTTGGGGTGGTGGATAAGCTGTGCGACTTCTCAAGCAACTCGGATCTCTGCATTTGCATTGTCACTTGGAACATGAATGGACAG GTCTCTTACGAAGATCTAGCAGAACTCGTCGGGAGCAGCCGAAAATTTGATCTTCTCGTTGTTGGGTTGCAGGAGGTTCCACGAGACAACATTTTACAGCTATTACAGGCGGCTCTAGCAGAAACCCACAT TGTGTTAGGGAAAGCAATAATGCAATCTCTGCAGCTGTATGTTTTTGGACCAAAGAACTCAGGCTCGTTAGTCAAAG AATTGCAGGTAGATAAGCATTCCGTTGGAGGCTTTGGAGGATTAATTAGGAGAAAGAAAGGGGCCGTGGCTATCCGCATCAACTACAAAGGCATCCGAATGGAGTTCATATCATGCCATCTCTCTG CTCATGCTAGTAAAGTAGAAGAGCGAAATTGGCAGTGCAAACACATATCACACTCCCTCTTTTCCAAGAATTGGAACCCTTATGCCAAGCCTACTCATATCACTGTATGGTTGGGAGATCTTAATTATAGGATACAGGGGATCGATACACATCCAGCGCGATATTTAATACAAAAAGATCATCACAGA ATGCTGACCAGGAAAGATCAACTCTTACAAGAGGCTGAAAGAGGACGTATCTTCAATGGGTACTGCGAGGGGAGATTGACATTCAAACCGACATATAAATATGATGTTGGAAGTAGCAAATACGATACTAGTTACAAG GTAAGAGTTCCAGCATGGACAGATCGAATCTTGTTCAAGATAGAAGACGTCGAGAAAATCAACGCGACTCTACGTTCTTATGAATCAATGGATGGTATATACAGTTCGGATCATAAGCCAGTGAAAGCTCATCTCtgtttaaaacttgaaaaattgtTACCActgtaa